In the genome of Planctomyces sp. SH-PL62, the window CACGTCTCCGGGCCGGGGGCGGGGGATGCCGGGAGGCCCTCACGGCGATCCGGACGCCCTCACGATCCCCCCCGACTACCTCACGCCGATCGCCTGGCAGATCGCCTTCCGCGACTTCTTCCCCAATGCGCTGCTCCCGTTCGCGATGCCCAACCGGGGCGACGTCCTCGAGCGCGCGTGGGCCCAGATCGACCGCGGCATCGATCGAACCTTCGAGGATTTCCGGGCCGAAGAAGAGGCCGGCATGATCCCCTCGATCGTCTTCTCGCCCATGATGTCGGAGGATGGCCGCCGGCTGTTGATCAGCAATCTGCCGCTCGCGGACCTGGCGTTCAACGACGACCGCGCCCTGCTTGTCGAGGACCGCGCCAAGCTGGAGGAGGCGTTCCGGGAGGCGCAGTTGAAGCTGCCGGCGGCCGATCGCCGGGAGCCCGATGATTACGGCCTGGAGTACCCGTCGCGGGCGTCCGTCTCGGCCGTGGAGTTCTTCCGGCTCTTCGAGACCCATCGGGATCGGCTGCGCCTGGCCAGCGCCGTGAGGATGAGCGCCACGTTCCCGTACGTGACGTCCTCCGTCGTCCTCCCCACCTACCCGCCGCGACACGTCGTCGACGCCGGCTACTACGACAACTACGGAGTCAACCTCGCCGGCGCCTGGATATCCACCCACGCCCCCTGGCTCGCCCGCAAGACGGCGGGAGTCCTGTTCATTCAGATCCGCGCGTTCCCGAACGAGGCGAGGCTCAAGAAGCTGGACCGGAACGTGCTGGCCAGCCCCTCCCAGGAATCGATGTCGATCTGGCGGATGTGCGAGACGGCGCTCACCGCCGTGCCGAACGTCGTCGGACTGGCCTTCGGGGGGTTGCAGGCCCTGGCGATCCCGTTCGAAGGCATCGCCCAGGCCCGCGACTCGTCCATGTACTTCCGAAACGACGCCCAACTCAACGGGTTGCACGAGACCTTCCGGAGGCTGACCGGGGACGACCACGACTTCTTCCGCACCGTCGTTTTCACGTGCGATACGACCCCGAGCGACCCGACCGCCCCGAACGTCGAGACCCTGAACTGGTATCTCGACCCGATCGAGTTCAGAGGCATCCAGCGGAACATGGAGGACGTCTCGGCGAACCGACGTACCGGCCGGTTGCGCAACCACCTGCGGTTCGAGAAGCTGCTCGAATGGTGGCGGTCGCGCGAGAAGGCCGCCCGCTGACCCGCCCCTCCCCCGCCGGCCCCGAGGGAGACGATTCGGTTTCCGAAACGCTCCTTTGAGGCCGGCCGATCCGGCGGCCTCAGCCGTACGCGCGGACCTCGTAGATCCGGGCGGTGTCGGATCCGTTGGTGGCGGCGACTTCGATGCGGATCTTGGCGGCCTCGACGGGGGGGAAGTCGTGGCGGCGGAGCCGCTGATGGTTTCCCTCGACGCGGGCGACCTCGACGCGTTCCCCCTTGGGGGTCTCGACGACCAGGCGGTAGTCGCGGATCGTCTCGGGCTGGGGGGCGCGGATGATCCTGGCGTTGTGGGAGTCGGACGAGGTCAGGGTCAACTCGCGGTGGAAGCCGGAATCGAAGGTGATCTGGACGTGCTTGACGGTCTTCGGCTCGGGCCAGGCGAGTTCGAGCCAGGCGCCGTCGGGGGACATCGGAGCCATCCAGCGGTGGTCGAGCTGCGTGCTCATGTCGCGGACGAAGCCGTCGACCACGTTCTCGGGCTTCGCCGGCTCGGTCGTCGCCGAGGCCGAGACCTTCGCCAGCGGGGCCAGGTCGTCGGGATCGACGTTCTTGAGGCTCTTGATGGACTGGTCGTCGCGGAGGAGGGTCTGCTGCAACTCCCGGAGGCGGGGCTTGTCGCGATAGAGCTCGCGCGGGGTCAGGTCGTATCGCGAGCAGAGGGCGGCGGCGGTTCCCGCGGCCTGTCCCATCACGGCGCAGGTGGCCATGACTCGAGTGGACGTGAACGCGACGTGGCTGCAACCGGCGTTGCGGCCGGCCATGAACAGGTTCGAAAGGTCCTTGCTGTAGAGTGAGCGCAGGGGGATGTCGTAGACCTCGGCCAGCTTGATGCTCAGGAACGGCGGGACTTCGGGGTCGTCGAAACCGCTGGCGGGGTGCTCGTCGAGGCCCCAGCCCCCCATCGCCACCGCGTCGTCGAACTCGGGGTTGAAGCCCATCAGGTCGTTCTGATTGAGCATGTGGTCCCCCTCGATGCGGCGGCTCTCGCGCTTGCCGGGCATCATGCCCACCCAGTCCATCGCCCAGTTCGCCGACAGGGGGTACTCGCCGGAGTTCTTGATGTGGTCCCAGACGCCGGTGACGATCGAGAGCAGCTCGAAGCGGATCCGCTCGTTGTCGCGGACGGTGTCGCGGCCGCCTCCCCATTCGATCCACCAGTAGCCGTATTCCCACGCCTTCGCGCCGACGCCGCGATGCTTGAGCTGCGCGGCGGTGATCTTGCGGGCCCAGGCGGGGGCCTTGTAAGGCATCGGCTTGCCGTAGTCGCGGGCGGTGAAGAGGACGCTGGAGCCGAGGGTCTCGCGGCTCGGCTCCGGGGGGGCGAGCGACTCCTTGAACTCGTCGCGGCCCTCGTGGCCCCATCGGATCGTCGCGCCGGCCTCCAGGGCCAGGCGGGAGTCGCCCGTGCAGTCGGCGGCGTATCGGCAGGTGATCCGATAAAGATGTTCGGACTTGTCGCACCGCGCCAGGACGCGTTCGATGCGGCCGTCCTTCACGTCGGCGGCGCAGACGGAGCAGTCGAGGATGAGGGTGACGTTGGGCTCGGAGACGAGCTTGTCGTAGAGGAGCAGGTCCCAGAGTTCCCACGAGCGTTGGGGATTGTTGGCGGCGTCGTCGAGGCGGAGTTCCTCGATGATCCCGCCTTCGCGCCAGCCGGGGCGTCCCGTGTGCATGTTGGCGCCGACGATGTGCATCTTGACCTCGCTCGACGAGTTGCCGCCGAGCCGCGAGCGGTCCTGCACGAGGACGACCTTCGCCCCGTTCCGCGCCGCGGCGAGCGCCGCGCAGACGCCGGCCGGGCCGCCGCCGGCGACGAGCAGGTCGCACGAGAGGTCGACGAGCGTCATGTTCGGCTCGCCTTCGAACCGCCGCCCGGCGGCCTCCGGGTCGACGGGCGCGATCGTCGCGAACGACTCCCGGATCGCGTCGGGCGTCCGGTCGAGCCCCGCGGCCTCGGCCCGCGCCGCGCCGCCGTCGGCGAAGACGAACAGCGAATACGCCGAGGCCCCCGCCGCCGAGGCCAGGAACTCCCGACGCCCCAACCGATCGCCCCGTTCCCGCGTCATATCCCGCCCCCCGTTCGAGTGCGCCACCGGCGAGCGTCGGCCACGACCCGCCGACGCCACGACCTCAGCCTAGCCGCCAGGTCCGCGAGGTCAAGGGATCGGCGAGGGAGGGGGAGGCCCCTCTCGCCGATCCAGGGACGCCGATTCGGTCACTTGCACGCCTTCAGGAACGCGACGAGGTCGGCGAGGTCCTGAGGGGAGAGTTGCTGGTCGAGGCCGGCGGGCATGACGGAGACGGTGCCGGGGCGGATCTCGTCGACGTCCGCGCGGGGGATGCGTTCGGTCTGGTTGGCGCCGGTGAGGAGGACGTATTCGTCGGCGGTCTCGCCGCGGAGGAGGCCGTTGACGACCTTGCCGTCGGCGGTGGCGATGATGACCGGCTCATAGCTGCGGACCAGGCTGGCGCTGGGGTAGAGGATGGCCTCCAGCAGGTCGCGCTCGGTGCGGACGCCGCCGATCCGGGTCAGGTCGGGGCCGAGGTCGCCGCCGCGATAGCCGATGGCGTGGCAGGTGGTGCAGGCGGCCTTGTCGCCCTGGAACACGAGCTGGCCGCGACGGACGTCGCCGCCGGTCATCTTGCCGAGAAGCTCGTCGAGCCGCGCCTGCTGCTTGGCGGCGTCGGCGTTGAGGCGGTTGTAGAGGGCCTCGGCCGCCCGGTGGGTGTCGGGGCCGAACTTCGCCAGGTGGAGCTTGAGCGCGTCGACCCGGAGGCTCGACAGGGCCGCCGAGCCGGACAGGGCCTCGACGAGCTTGACGCCGAGCGCATCGTCGGTCTGGGCGTCGAAGGCGGTCAGCAGGCGGTCGACCTCCAGGGGGCCGGCGTCGCGCAGAGCCGCGACCAGCTCGGCGAGTTGCTCGGGCGCGAGCCCGGCGCGGGCCAGGACGTCGGCGGCCAGGCCGCGAGCGGCGACCGTGCCGTCGGGATCGAGCTGGGTGAGCAGGAAGGCGAAGGTCTCCGGGGCGACCCGGGAAAGGCCGCCGGGGACGGCCGCCAGGGCCTCGAGGCGGCCGTCGGCCGGGAAGTCCTCGCGGCCGGCGAGGGCCATGAGGGGCACCGTCAGGGGCTTCCCCTCGTCGGGTGTCGGGGCCAGGGCGCGGGCCGTCGCGACGGCCTGTCGCGCCAGATCGGCGTCGGGCCCGGAGAGGATCGCGGCCAGGCCGGCGATCCAGGCTTCGGGGAGGCCCTTCTGGCGCACCTGCGCCAGGGCCTTCAGGGCGCTGCGGCGGGCCGTCGCCGGGGCGGAGCCGACGAGCGTCTCGGCGAGCAGGTCGCGCACGGCCGGCGAGGCCGCGTTGCGGGCGAGCTGGCTTTCCAGGCCGGCGCGGTCGGCGGGGTCCAGGTCCTCCCGCTTCAGCCGGTCGGCGAAGAACCCGGCGAGGGCCTGGCCCCACTCGGGATGTCGGCCGATGATCCAGGCGGCGGCCTCCTTCACGCCGGGGTCGGCGTCGGCCAGCATCGCGGCGGTCTTGCGGGGGTCCAGGGCGCCCCCTTCCATCTGATCGACGGCCATCAGGGCCGCTCGCCGCACCCGAGGGTTGCCGGACTCGATCGACGGGGCGGTCGCCTCGGGGTCGTCGAGCTGGATCAGGGCGTAGGTCAAGGCGTGGTGGAGGAAGCGGTCCTCGGCCGAGACGTCGTCGAGCGCCTGGATGAGCGACGAGATCGCCGCCTTGTCGCCGATGCGGCCCAGGGCCTCGGCGGCCACGCGGCGGTTGAGCGGCGACGGGCCCTCCAGCAGCGCCACCAGGGGCGCGACCGCCTGGGGGTCGCGGGTCAGGCTGACCACGTTGGCGGCGGCCTGCCGCACCGTCTCGTCGCCGTCGGCCAGGCCGATGCGGGCGACGGCGCGGGCCTCGGGGGCGTCGATCCGGGCCGACGCCCAGACCGCGTTGCGCCGGGCGACGTCGATCCGGTCGTGTTCGACGACCTCGATCAGCGTCGGCGTCGCGGCGGCGCCGAGCTTGCCCAGGGCGTCGACGGCCCGCCGCCGCACGGCCGGCCTCGGGTCGCAGAGCAGCGGCGCGAGATCCGCCGGGGGGAGCTTCGCCCACTCGACCAGCCGGCCGTAGGGGTCGGCGACATGGGGGGCGTCCTTGCGACGGACCCGGTAGATCCCCCCCAACTCGTCCGGCTTGGAGAGCTGCGAGGTCGGGCAGCAGAGCTTGTACCAGCCCCCGGTGTCGATCACGATCAGGCTGCCGTCGGCGTCCTCGATCACGTCGGTCGGGTGGAAGTCCAGGTCGGGGCTCGTCACGAAGTCCTCGTCCTTGGTGGCGAACGTGGCCCCCGACGGCTCCAGGACGTGCCGGCCGACCTTGTGCAGGTTGAAGTAGCAGGCGAACAGGACGTCCCGGCCCGCCGGCTCCAGCGAGGTCGACTCGACGCACATCAGGCCCGAGGGGGCCGCGGGGCCCATGTGCAGCAGCGCGGGCATGACGCCGGGTCCCGTCCACTGGTGCGAAGGGGCGTCGAGGACCCGATTGACCTTGCCGTAGATGCCGCCGTAGACCGCGTGGATGAGGCCGTCGCGGAAACCGCCGCCGGGCTGCTGGAGGAACGTCGACGACAGGACCCGTTCGCCGCCGGGGAGGAACGCGACGTCGACCGGGTTGTCCATGCCCCCGGTCAGCACCGGCTCGATCTCCGAGCCGTCGGGGCGGGACCGGAAGATGTGCGACGCGCTGGTGACGAACGGCTCCTTGCCGGGACGGCCGTAGGTCTGCTCGGCGAACGCCCCCTTGGTCCAGTAGATCCGGCCGTCGTGCCCCGGATAGGGGCCGTGCAGGTCGTTGGCGCAGCCGGTGAGGGTCTTGCCCTGGAACCACTCGACGCGCTCGTCGGCCACGCCGTCGCCGTCGACGTCGGTGAGCTTCCAGATGCTGGGCGGGGCGGCGACGTAGAGCGAGCCGTCCAGCCACATGGTCCCCTCGGGGAACATCATCCCCTCGGCGAACACCACCTGCTTGTCGTACACGCCGTCGCCGTCCGCGTCCTCCAGCCGGACGATCCGGTGGGGCTTCTTCTCAAGCTGGATCTCGACCTTCTCGTTCGACCCCGACGAGTCGGCGACGTACAGCCGACCCTGCTCATCGAAGGCCGCCGTGATCGGCCGGTCCACCAGCGGAGCCCCGGCGACCCGCTCCACGCGGAAGCCCTCCGGGACGACGAGCTTCCGCCCCGCCGAGGGCTCGCCACCCTCCCCCGCCCTCGCCCCCACGCCCGCCGAGGCCGCGAGCAGCCCGCAACCGATCAGACCGACCACGCCGTGCCGCCGCCGCATGCGCATCATCATGAGGACGAGATCCCAGGAGGGAATGTTCAAGAGTCAGCTTATCTGTTCTAGCCAGCCCGCCCCCATGCGTCAATCGGGACGGCCTCCCGACGCAATCCTTTCGGAACCGGGCGGGACGCTCGGATCTCCAGCCGCGCCGGGCGTGGCCGGGGATCGTCGGATCGCGGATTTCCGGGTCGGGGTGGTCTCCAACATCTGTTGCAGACCCCGGCCGTCGCGTATCCTCGCGGGTGTTCGGTCGAGATGGAGGATTCCGGACGATTCTCCCGAGAAGGCGATCCGGCGGAGGACGAGCGACGATGACGACGAGGCGAAACGTGCGGTACGGCGTGGTGATCGCGGTCGGGCTGCTGGCGACGTCGGCGATGACGACGGCGGCCAGGGCGGACGGGCCGTTTCCGGACGCGAACCTGGAGACGGCGGTTCGGGCGGTGCTGAAACACGAACCGAACGTCGAACTGACCGATGAGAAGTTGCAGAACGTCTACATCCTGGAGGCGGTCGGCAAGGAGATCAAGGACCTGACCGGGCTGGAGAAGTGCAAGAACCTGGCCCTGCTGCGGCTGTCGAAGAATCAGGTCGCGGACCTCAAGCCGTTGAAGGATTTGAAGAACCTGCAATCGCTGGACCTGGCGGAAAACCAGGCGGCCGACCTGACCCCGCTGGCCGAACTGAAGGGCTTGCAGTATCTTGAATTGTCGAAGAATCAGGTGGTCGACGTCGCCCCCCTGGCCGGCCTGACCGAGTTGAGCGCGCTCTACCTGGGCGGGAACAAGATCGAGGACGTCAACCCGCTGGCGACGCTGACCAAGTTGGCCTCGCTGTCGCTGGGGGGGAACCGGATCAAGGACGCGGGCGCGCTGGAGAAGTTGACGAAGCTGTCGACGCTCGACCTGCGGGACAACCTGATCGAGAACCTCGGGCCGCTCACGAAGCAGCCGGACCTCAAGCTCCTGATGCTCGAACGCAACCAGATCAAGGACCTGACGCCCCTGATCGACGCGGCGAAGGCCGACGCCGCCGGCGCCAAGCTGTTCGCCCCCTATCTGCGGATCTACCTCGACGGCAACCCGCTGCCCGAGGCGGACCGCGCCCCACAACTGGAGGCCCTCAAGGCGACGGGAGTTCGCGTTGAAGGGTGAACATGACCGATTTCCTCGACGCTTTCGGACGTCTTGACGCGCAATCCGCCCTGATCCTCGCCGTCGCCCTGGCGATCGCCTTCGGTTTCGAGGTGGTCAACGGCTTCCACGACACGGCGAACGCCGTGACCACCGTCATCTACACCCGGACCCTGAAGGCGACGCCCGCGGTGCTGTTCTCGGGCTTCTGCAACTTCCTCGGCGTGCTGCTGGGGGGGACGACGATCGCGTTCAGCATCGTGCACCTGCTGCCGGTCGACCTGCTGATCGACGCCGCCTCGCGGTCGGCCGTCGTGATGGTCCTGGCGCTCCTGATCGCCGGGATCTCGTGGAACCTCCTGACCTGGTGGTTCGGGATCCCGGTCTCCAGTTCGCACACGCTCATCGGCGCGATCCTGGGGGTGGGCCTGGCCAACGGCCTGATGAGCGGCCGAGGGCTGGGGGCGGGGGTCGACTGGGAGACGGCGGGCGAGGTCGGCCTGGCGCTCCTGATCTCGCCGGCGATCGGCTTCCTCGCGGCGGCCGTGCTGCTGCTGGCGGCCAAACGGCGCATCCCCGACCCCGAGCTTTACGCCCCTCCCCCCGACGATCCGGCCGCCCGGCCGCCGCGCTGGATCCGCGCCGCGCTGCTGACGACGTGCGGCGGCGTGAGCCTGGCGCACGGGTCGAACGACGGCCAGAAGGGGATGGGGCTGATCATGCTCGTCCTGATCGGCCTGCTCCCCACCGGCTTCGCCCTCAACCTCGACGGCGACGACGGCGCCGCTCGGGCGCGGGCCGCCGCGACCGAACTCCGCGCAGGCCTGATCGCCGAGCCCTCGCCGATCCACGGCGTCGAGATCGGGCGGGTCGACGAGGTCCTGGCCCGGCTGGACGGCCGGACGTCGCTCCGAGAGGTCCCCCACGAGGAACGGATCGCCCTGCGGAACCTGATCTGCCAGGTCGACCGCGCCCTGGAGCGCGATCAGGACATCCTCTCGGACGGCCGCGTCGCGGCGATCGAGGGCCCCCGGCGGCGGCTCCGAACGGCGATCGAGTACGTCCCCGGCTGGGTGGTGGTCGGCGTGGCCCTCTGCCTGGGGGTCGGCACGACGTTCGGCTACAAGCGGATCGTCCACACGGTCGCCGAGAAGATCGGCAAGACCCACCTCACCTACGCCCAGGGCGCCAGCGCCGAGGTCGTCGCGATGGCGACGATCGGCGTGGCCGACATCGCCGGACTCCCGGTCAGCACCACCCAGGTCCTCTCTTCAGGCGTGGCCGGGACGATGTGGGCCAACGACTCGGGCGTCCAGTTCGCCACGGCTCGCAACATCGCCCTGGCCTGGCTCCTCACCTTCCCCTGCTCGATGCTGGCCTCCGCCGGGATCTTCGTCTGCGGCCGGCTCGCCCTCAGGTGATCCCGCGCCGACGAGCGACCGAGATCCCCCGCCGGCCCTCCTCTCGGGAGCGCCACGCCTTCCGGGAAGGGGTTCGGACGGTCGGGATCGAGTCGGGCCGGTTCGTCTCGGCCGGGCCTCAGCGCACCATGGACCCCTGCTCGCCGAGCGGGTGCGCCGAATGCAGCATCGAATGCCGCAGGTTGGGCGCGGCGCCGCTGCGAGGGGTGATGACGACGACCGGATTGTTCTCGGACGCGAGGTAGTCGCCCACGATCGGGGTGAAGTACACGACGCCCACCGTGAGCACGATCAGGCCGACCCAGATTGCCAGATCACCGAGTTGACGCATGGCCGCCGCCTCCTGTTTCGTTTCGTCACATCCCTCGACCAGACCGGAACTCGCCCGAGGCCGCCTTCGCCGCGCTCCGAGGTCCGGACCACTCGGTCTCCATTCTTTGAACACCGAACCTTCATAACAAGGTCGCGCGTTTTCGTCTCGGTCCGTTTCGCACGTCCCGCGTCGGGGAAGTCGGCGGCGATTCTTCCAGCAAAAACCGATCCAAACCGATACGGGTCCGAAATTCCGTCCCTCGGCTCCCGGTCGCCCCGTCGGCGGGAGCGGGTGGTTTTGCCGCCCGTCGGGATGTTCTATAACAGAGTAGACGGCGGGTCGACTTCCGCAGTGCGAGGCGGCCGTAATTCAGGGTCGCGTCGGCGTCGATCTCGAAGGTGCGAAGGTGCACGTCCGCGATCTGGGATCTCTCGCGGAGCCATGAGCCCGCCGGGGAGGATTTCGCGATGCGCGGTTGGATTCTCATCATGGGCCTGGCGGTTCTCGGTGCGGGGGGCCCCCCGGCCGATCCCCTGCTGGTCCGTCCCGACAAGACGGCGTGGAACCTGGACGAGGTGGGCCTCTACCGGGTCGGCTTCGCGTACCGAGGGCAACCCGAGGTCGACTTCCCGGTCGGCTGGTCGGGCCGGTTCGACGAGCGTTCCGGCGTGACCCTGGCCGCCGACGGCCTCCGCAACGGCCGCGCGGCGGTGCTCCAGCACTCCCCCTGGCAAGGCGGGACCGGGACCACCTTCCAGGAATTCCACGTCCAGCTCCCCGCGGCGAAACGGATCATCCTCGAAGGCGCCACGGCGCTTCGCGAGGACGGCGTCGGCAAGTCCGACGGCGTCGGGTTCCGCGTCCTGGCCGACGGCAAACCGCTGCTGGACGAGCTGCGCACCGACGCCGCCTGGAAACCTTTCGCATTCGACCTGACAGCCAAAGCGGGCCAGGTGGTCGTCCTAAGATTCGAGACCAACTGCGGCCCCCAGGGGAACGCCAGCTTCGACTTCAGCCTCTGGTCCGGCCGCAGGCTCGTCCTCGACGGCTTCCAGCCCCCCCAGGTTTCCCACCCCGCCCCGCCGCCGGTCGTCTTCCGAGGGCTGGCGTCGAAGCCGGACCGGGGCCTCGCCCCGCCGGCGACCTCCCCGACGAAGGTCGACTGGAGGCGCGAGGGGGACGCCTTCGTCCTCCGCTCGACCGACGATTACGGCTCGTTCGCCTTCCGCTGGACGCTCCCCGCGATCGCCCCCGAAGCCGGCGCGCCCGCCTCCAACCTGAGCGAGACCGGCGTCCTGGGGGGATTCGTGCTGGAGGCCGACCGCAAAGGCGCCCCGACCGCCCGCGTCCCGCTCGCCACCACGGCCCGGATCACCTGGACCGGCCCGGCGCGGCCGCGCGAGGCCCGCTGGGAGGAAACGGCCGACGGGCCGATCCTCGTTCGTACGTTCGAGGTCGACGGCCAACTCGCGACGCTCCGCGTCAAGGGAACGATCGCCGGCCGCAGCCTGGCCCTCGACGCGGCCCTCGACCGTCCGGTCGTCGAGCAGATCGACGCCGGCTCGTGGGGGCCCGTCGCCAGCCGTCGCGACGTGCCGACGCCTTATTACGACGGCACGGTGTCTTACCTCCCGGCCGAGGACCTGTTCGTCTCCAGCCAGGTCGACTGGACCGACTCCGCCGCCTCACGCATCGAAACGACGCGCGCGGATTACCTGGCCCTCACCGACAAGACCCGCATCACGCCGACCGAGCGGTTCCTCTACTCGGCCGCCTGGAACATCGACGAGGTGCTGCCGAACATCCCACACCGGCCCTCGGCGTACATCAAGGAGCTGTCCGACCGGGTCGTCCTGGACATCTGGGGAGGCCGCTACGCCGACATCGCCGGGAAGCTGGAGGCGCTGCACGACGCCGGGCTCGAACGCCTGGCGGTGATCATCCACGACTGGCAGCGCAGCGGCTACGACAACGCCCTGCCCGCCCACTTCCCCGCCGCCGAGGACAAGGGGGGCGAGGCCGGCATGCGGACCCTCAAGGCGACGGGCGAGCGACTGGGCTACCTGATCGCGCTGCACGAGAATTACGTCGACTATTACCCGAACTTCGAGGGCTTCGACGAGAAACACATCGCCGTGGACTCCGAGGGGAAGCGGCAGAACGCCTGGTTCCATCCCGGAAACAAGATCCAGTCGTTCGCGATCAAGCCGACGGCTATGCTTGATCTGGCGAAGACCCAGTCCCCGGAGATCCATCGCCGATACGACACGAAGGCGAGCTTCCTCGACGTGAACTCGTCGGTCCCACCCTGGTTCCACGTCGACCAGCAGGCCGGGCTCGACGGCGCGGGGACGTTCCAGCGGGTGCGCCGGGCGCACCGCGAGGTCTGGGATTTCCTCCGCGAGACCCACGGCGGGCCGGTCTTCGGCGAAGGAAACCACCACTGGTACTGGAGCGGCCTGCTCGACGGCGCCGAGGCCCAGTTCGGCTCGGGATGGCCCGGCGACGCGGGCCTCGACGCCCCCCTGTTCGTGGACTTCGACCTCCT includes:
- a CDS encoding FAD-dependent oxidoreductase; the protein is MTRERGDRLGRREFLASAAGASAYSLFVFADGGAARAEAAGLDRTPDAIRESFATIAPVDPEAAGRRFEGEPNMTLVDLSCDLLVAGGGPAGVCAALAAARNGAKVVLVQDRSRLGGNSSSEVKMHIVGANMHTGRPGWREGGIIEELRLDDAANNPQRSWELWDLLLYDKLVSEPNVTLILDCSVCAADVKDGRIERVLARCDKSEHLYRITCRYAADCTGDSRLALEAGATIRWGHEGRDEFKESLAPPEPSRETLGSSVLFTARDYGKPMPYKAPAWARKITAAQLKHRGVGAKAWEYGYWWIEWGGGRDTVRDNERIRFELLSIVTGVWDHIKNSGEYPLSANWAMDWVGMMPGKRESRRIEGDHMLNQNDLMGFNPEFDDAVAMGGWGLDEHPASGFDDPEVPPFLSIKLAEVYDIPLRSLYSKDLSNLFMAGRNAGCSHVAFTSTRVMATCAVMGQAAGTAAALCSRYDLTPRELYRDKPRLRELQQTLLRDDQSIKSLKNVDPDDLAPLAKVSASATTEPAKPENVVDGFVRDMSTQLDHRWMAPMSPDGAWLELAWPEPKTVKHVQITFDSGFHRELTLTSSDSHNARIIRAPQPETIRDYRLVVETPKGERVEVARVEGNHQRLRRHDFPPVEAAKIRIEVAATNGSDTARIYEVRAYG
- a CDS encoding PVC-type heme-binding CxxCH protein, with the protein product MMMRMRRRHGVVGLIGCGLLAASAGVGARAGEGGEPSAGRKLVVPEGFRVERVAGAPLVDRPITAAFDEQGRLYVADSSGSNEKVEIQLEKKPHRIVRLEDADGDGVYDKQVVFAEGMMFPEGTMWLDGSLYVAAPPSIWKLTDVDGDGVADERVEWFQGKTLTGCANDLHGPYPGHDGRIYWTKGAFAEQTYGRPGKEPFVTSASHIFRSRPDGSEIEPVLTGGMDNPVDVAFLPGGERVLSSTFLQQPGGGFRDGLIHAVYGGIYGKVNRVLDAPSHQWTGPGVMPALLHMGPAAPSGLMCVESTSLEPAGRDVLFACYFNLHKVGRHVLEPSGATFATKDEDFVTSPDLDFHPTDVIEDADGSLIVIDTGGWYKLCCPTSQLSKPDELGGIYRVRRKDAPHVADPYGRLVEWAKLPPADLAPLLCDPRPAVRRRAVDALGKLGAAATPTLIEVVEHDRIDVARRNAVWASARIDAPEARAVARIGLADGDETVRQAAANVVSLTRDPQAVAPLVALLEGPSPLNRRVAAEALGRIGDKAAISSLIQALDDVSAEDRFLHHALTYALIQLDDPEATAPSIESGNPRVRRAALMAVDQMEGGALDPRKTAAMLADADPGVKEAAAWIIGRHPEWGQALAGFFADRLKREDLDPADRAGLESQLARNAASPAVRDLLAETLVGSAPATARRSALKALAQVRQKGLPEAWIAGLAAILSGPDADLARQAVATARALAPTPDEGKPLTVPLMALAGREDFPADGRLEALAAVPGGLSRVAPETFAFLLTQLDPDGTVAARGLAADVLARAGLAPEQLAELVAALRDAGPLEVDRLLTAFDAQTDDALGVKLVEALSGSAALSSLRVDALKLHLAKFGPDTHRAAEALYNRLNADAAKQQARLDELLGKMTGGDVRRGQLVFQGDKAACTTCHAIGYRGGDLGPDLTRIGGVRTERDLLEAILYPSASLVRSYEPVIIATADGKVVNGLLRGETADEYVLLTGANQTERIPRADVDEIRPGTVSVMPAGLDQQLSPQDLADLVAFLKACK
- a CDS encoding leucine-rich repeat domain-containing protein produces the protein MTTRRNVRYGVVIAVGLLATSAMTTAARADGPFPDANLETAVRAVLKHEPNVELTDEKLQNVYILEAVGKEIKDLTGLEKCKNLALLRLSKNQVADLKPLKDLKNLQSLDLAENQAADLTPLAELKGLQYLELSKNQVVDVAPLAGLTELSALYLGGNKIEDVNPLATLTKLASLSLGGNRIKDAGALEKLTKLSTLDLRDNLIENLGPLTKQPDLKLLMLERNQIKDLTPLIDAAKADAAGAKLFAPYLRIYLDGNPLPEADRAPQLEALKATGVRVEG
- a CDS encoding inorganic phosphate transporter, which codes for MTDFLDAFGRLDAQSALILAVALAIAFGFEVVNGFHDTANAVTTVIYTRTLKATPAVLFSGFCNFLGVLLGGTTIAFSIVHLLPVDLLIDAASRSAVVMVLALLIAGISWNLLTWWFGIPVSSSHTLIGAILGVGLANGLMSGRGLGAGVDWETAGEVGLALLISPAIGFLAAAVLLLAAKRRIPDPELYAPPPDDPAARPPRWIRAALLTTCGGVSLAHGSNDGQKGMGLIMLVLIGLLPTGFALNLDGDDGAARARAAATELRAGLIAEPSPIHGVEIGRVDEVLARLDGRTSLREVPHEERIALRNLICQVDRALERDQDILSDGRVAAIEGPRRRLRTAIEYVPGWVVVGVALCLGVGTTFGYKRIVHTVAEKIGKTHLTYAQGASAEVVAMATIGVADIAGLPVSTTQVLSSGVAGTMWANDSGVQFATARNIALAWLLTFPCSMLASAGIFVCGRLALR
- a CDS encoding DUF5696 domain-containing protein, which translates into the protein MRGWILIMGLAVLGAGGPPADPLLVRPDKTAWNLDEVGLYRVGFAYRGQPEVDFPVGWSGRFDERSGVTLAADGLRNGRAAVLQHSPWQGGTGTTFQEFHVQLPAAKRIILEGATALREDGVGKSDGVGFRVLADGKPLLDELRTDAAWKPFAFDLTAKAGQVVVLRFETNCGPQGNASFDFSLWSGRRLVLDGFQPPQVSHPAPPPVVFRGLASKPDRGLAPPATSPTKVDWRREGDAFVLRSTDDYGSFAFRWTLPAIAPEAGAPASNLSETGVLGGFVLEADRKGAPTARVPLATTARITWTGPARPREARWEETADGPILVRTFEVDGQLATLRVKGTIAGRSLALDAALDRPVVEQIDAGSWGPVASRRDVPTPYYDGTVSYLPAEDLFVSSQVDWTDSAASRIETTRADYLALTDKTRITPTERFLYSAAWNIDEVLPNIPHRPSAYIKELSDRVVLDIWGGRYADIAGKLEALHDAGLERLAVIIHDWQRSGYDNALPAHFPAAEDKGGEAGMRTLKATGERLGYLIALHENYVDYYPNFEGFDEKHIAVDSEGKRQNAWFHPGNKIQSFAIKPTAMLDLAKTQSPEIHRRYDTKASFLDVNSSVPPWFHVDQQAGLDGAGTFQRVRRAHREVWDFLRETHGGPVFGEGNHHWYWSGLLDGAEAQFGSGWPGDAGLDAPLFVDFDLLKIHPLQFNHGMGYYERWWDKARVPQGSLPPVAVLDQYRVQEVAFGHAGFLGGNAWASVPLAWLEYNLLAPVMPRYAASAVTQIHYERDGRWVDASAVVRDGGATPDAWNRVRVRYDGGLTLVANQSADPLKVEGAELPQFGWLARAEGLTAGTTLRNGVVTDSVETPDSFFANARSAGDWNFSGVRRVQPTATFRQTGPRTFSAAYAWKVREPLKEDFHTFVHFGKVGEDDTKILFQQDHGLARPTTEWKAGTTVDDGPYTIRIPDVLPDGDYAWMIGLHTPSAGRVALEGPTDKTGRNLLGVVRVSDGGKTLRFKPEKDVATDRAAISLVNLNKEGKIVDFGPIKTDGGVSIRKVGNDWVAHVYPRDRAFSLQLDMTRFGKPTDVRAEDGSTPRVSPTFDGRWMRIKPNGARSYRWPAG